Proteins encoded within one genomic window of Cellulomonas flavigena DSM 20109:
- a CDS encoding DUF6493 family protein encodes MSATPALLAAVEVFRVLGWADADRQDAPGLPVGTPEQQRVAREGLSRGDWGEWGQLDERTYGWKSWVDVDEWLLTLFAVRVGVDAARSARLLRARPVDDDLMTHLLAPRGPVFARTFVRAAYQPTRRAWEHSTTALAGPVVRLVDLHDLPVPDDVDYLRDWAVYAAGALTGEAGGDLYPATRGWAPPQSITRRLPEHVRAAVAAGVPATGPFGVVLPAAVEQGLVDRDEAVDLALAALDAATRPGDRKAWTQALTGTLAITDAEVVSRADALVPVLAHGEAPVVAAFAPRLVAGVDDGTLADVLVAALTVRTKAVLRTLLTAAAARPRPDAATREVVAPLVVPHATGPDRTLARAAQELVAAWELKVEEAPDDLHDDRVVRWRPTPPVWQVPRFDVGEVSGAALTAAAAALTGRPDEGTDVEVDRFLALANAVAATDRDTARTALGGVRATAVPGLASVAAWVAGTPGPWLDRARTGGLRDITYDPSDAREAAVLQRLGEVPVLLSTPTWVDLRIDPADLVERLRAYVSAAAVVSEADLQLAALRCDVALTTDETVAALEDLPVPVVLQSGALTARTAGPTLAAYLRDPLREPSLEVHGRRRHWQVGPTPVPAALRGLPPRLRTVDWLWRLDMAQHPTWGDAASSKVDAHGEPGSGLVLRQLARRAAPLTPGLAVNVIGALRNLHPAAVADATLAVREAWERGLLRPGVADVRLLGWEETPTQLAAFARVCRELADEGLLSVVWPLLDDLLQVAVAAPRLPPGTSDLAEAVRTLLPDVERAVTAGDAAPDVLALPGTRTLAARGGTSRAVVAARAVVDRLPAVAPDDAPAPVAPPAGPAFDDVWPADAGTRPAIEDGATVRATWVRRNASQRLLSLELTLPDGDTYRVLKTWYYDVTSEGQCAAQSPQAVAADGGVDAWLRWDPGSGRLVVAAHRNDAAGTNSPSELPRAPLSTALVAVLLAGGCGDDGQYHLHDAIGEGLLGSAGVRAAIRALLASPDVDPARLARLTVKDAATLPVLWPVLVEGVRHAAALPAAPRWLPRVLDAATHHAPLLREAAARGLLPADAATWPGLADLAARPATNAGARKARVLAAALGLADG; translated from the coding sequence ATGAGCGCCACCCCCGCCCTGCTCGCGGCCGTCGAGGTGTTCCGGGTGCTCGGCTGGGCCGACGCCGACCGGCAGGACGCACCCGGCCTGCCGGTCGGCACGCCCGAGCAGCAGCGCGTGGCACGCGAGGGCCTCTCCCGCGGTGACTGGGGCGAGTGGGGGCAGCTCGACGAGCGGACCTACGGGTGGAAGAGCTGGGTCGACGTCGACGAGTGGCTGCTCACCCTGTTCGCGGTGCGCGTCGGCGTCGACGCCGCCCGGAGCGCGCGGCTCCTGCGCGCGCGGCCCGTCGACGACGACCTCATGACCCACCTGCTCGCGCCGCGCGGACCGGTGTTCGCGCGGACGTTCGTGCGTGCGGCGTACCAGCCGACGCGACGGGCGTGGGAGCACAGCACGACCGCGCTCGCCGGGCCGGTGGTGCGGCTCGTCGACCTGCACGACCTGCCCGTGCCCGACGACGTGGACTACCTGCGCGACTGGGCCGTGTACGCCGCGGGAGCGCTCACCGGCGAGGCCGGGGGCGACCTGTACCCCGCGACCCGCGGCTGGGCACCGCCGCAGAGCATCACCCGGCGGCTGCCCGAGCACGTGCGCGCGGCCGTCGCCGCCGGTGTGCCGGCCACCGGGCCGTTCGGCGTGGTGCTGCCGGCCGCCGTCGAGCAGGGCCTGGTCGACCGTGACGAGGCCGTGGACCTCGCGCTCGCGGCGCTCGACGCCGCGACGCGCCCCGGTGACCGCAAGGCGTGGACGCAGGCGCTGACCGGCACGCTCGCGATCACGGACGCCGAGGTCGTGTCGCGTGCCGACGCGCTGGTGCCGGTGCTCGCGCACGGCGAGGCGCCGGTGGTCGCGGCGTTCGCACCCCGGCTCGTCGCGGGGGTCGACGACGGCACGCTCGCGGACGTCCTGGTGGCGGCGCTGACGGTGCGCACCAAGGCGGTCCTGCGCACGCTGCTGACGGCGGCCGCCGCGCGGCCCCGCCCGGACGCCGCGACGCGCGAGGTCGTCGCGCCGCTCGTCGTGCCCCACGCGACGGGACCGGACCGGACGCTCGCGCGGGCAGCGCAGGAGCTCGTGGCGGCGTGGGAGCTCAAGGTCGAGGAGGCACCGGACGACCTCCACGACGACCGGGTCGTGCGATGGCGCCCGACGCCGCCGGTGTGGCAGGTGCCGCGCTTCGACGTCGGGGAGGTGAGCGGCGCGGCGCTGACGGCCGCGGCCGCCGCGCTCACGGGACGCCCCGACGAGGGCACCGACGTCGAGGTCGACCGGTTCCTGGCGCTGGCCAACGCGGTGGCGGCCACGGACCGGGACACCGCGCGCACAGCCCTCGGCGGCGTGCGTGCCACGGCCGTACCGGGCCTCGCGTCGGTCGCCGCGTGGGTCGCCGGCACGCCCGGGCCGTGGCTGGACCGTGCCCGCACCGGGGGCCTGCGAGACATCACGTACGATCCGTCGGACGCCCGCGAGGCGGCGGTCCTGCAGCGCCTCGGTGAGGTGCCGGTGCTGCTGTCGACGCCCACGTGGGTGGACCTGCGGATCGACCCCGCGGACCTCGTGGAGCGTCTGCGCGCGTACGTGTCCGCCGCGGCCGTCGTCAGCGAGGCCGACCTGCAGCTCGCGGCGCTGCGGTGCGACGTCGCTCTCACGACCGACGAGACCGTCGCGGCGCTCGAGGACCTCCCCGTGCCGGTCGTCCTGCAGTCGGGCGCGCTCACCGCGCGCACGGCCGGCCCGACCCTCGCCGCCTACCTGCGCGACCCGCTCCGCGAGCCGTCCCTGGAGGTCCACGGGCGGCGGCGTCACTGGCAGGTCGGGCCCACCCCGGTCCCGGCGGCGCTGCGCGGGCTGCCCCCGCGCCTCCGGACCGTGGACTGGCTGTGGCGCCTGGACATGGCGCAGCACCCCACGTGGGGCGACGCGGCGTCGTCGAAGGTGGACGCCCACGGCGAGCCCGGCTCCGGGCTGGTCCTGCGCCAGCTCGCCCGGCGCGCCGCCCCGCTGACCCCGGGCCTCGCGGTCAACGTGATCGGCGCGCTGCGCAACCTCCACCCGGCCGCCGTCGCGGACGCCACCCTCGCCGTGCGCGAGGCCTGGGAGCGCGGGCTGCTGCGCCCCGGCGTCGCCGACGTCCGGCTGCTCGGCTGGGAGGAGACGCCCACGCAGCTCGCGGCGTTCGCACGCGTGTGCCGCGAGCTCGCGGACGAGGGGCTCCTCTCGGTGGTGTGGCCGCTGCTCGACGACCTGCTGCAGGTCGCGGTCGCCGCGCCCCGGCTGCCCCCCGGCACGTCGGACCTCGCCGAGGCGGTCCGGACGCTGCTGCCGGACGTCGAGCGGGCCGTCACCGCGGGCGACGCGGCACCGGACGTGCTCGCGCTACCGGGCACGCGCACCCTGGCCGCACGCGGCGGGACGTCACGCGCGGTGGTCGCGGCGCGCGCCGTCGTCGACCGGCTGCCCGCCGTGGCACCGGACGACGCGCCCGCTCCCGTCGCCCCGCCGGCGGGCCCCGCGTTCGACGACGTCTGGCCCGCCGACGCCGGGACTCGCCCCGCGATCGAGGACGGCGCGACCGTCCGGGCGACGTGGGTGCGGCGCAACGCGTCGCAGCGGCTCCTCTCCCTCGAGCTCACGCTGCCCGACGGCGACACGTACCGGGTGCTGAAGACCTGGTACTACGACGTCACGTCCGAGGGGCAGTGCGCTGCGCAGTCGCCGCAGGCCGTCGCGGCGGACGGCGGCGTCGACGCGTGGCTGCGCTGGGACCCGGGCTCCGGGCGCCTCGTCGTCGCGGCGCACCGCAACGACGCGGCCGGCACGAACTCTCCCAGCGAGCTCCCGCGCGCCCCGCTGAGCACCGCGCTGGTCGCCGTGCTCCTCGCGGGGGGCTGCGGCGACGACGGCCAGTACCACCTGCACGACGCGATCGGCGAGGGGCTGCTCGGCTCCGCCGGGGTGCGCGCCGCGATCCGTGCGCTGCTCGCCAGTCCCGACGTCGACCCCGCACGCCTGGCCCGCCTCACCGTCAAGGACGCGGCGACCCTGCCGGTGCTGTGGCCGGTGCTCGTCGAGGGCGTCCGGCACGCCGCCGCCCTGCCCGCGGCGCCGCGCTGGCTGCCGCGCGTGCTCGACGCCGCGACGCACCACGCCCCGCTGCTGCGCGAGGCCGCGGCCCGCGGCCTGCTGCCTGCCGACGCCGCCACGTGGCCCGGTCTCGCCGACCTCGCCGCCCGGCCCGCCACCAACGCCGGAGCCCGCAAGGCGCGCGTGCTGGCAGCGGCGCTCGGGCTCGCCGACGGGTGA
- a CDS encoding GNAT family N-acetyltransferase yields the protein MRTPDLRVRYDVDDAALTRLHARAFAAPVPAAPTPWAARLDRHSVTWVGAFHDDALVGFVHACWDGGAHAFLLDAVVDPDHQGCGTGTRLVARLLEEVRAAGCEWLHVDCEVHLEGFYRACGFAPTTAGLLRL from the coding sequence GTGCGCACGCCCGACCTGCGCGTCCGGTACGACGTGGACGACGCCGCTCTCACCCGCCTGCACGCGCGCGCGTTCGCCGCGCCCGTGCCCGCCGCCCCGACCCCCTGGGCCGCGCGCCTCGACCGGCACAGCGTGACGTGGGTCGGCGCGTTCCACGACGACGCGCTCGTGGGGTTCGTGCACGCATGCTGGGACGGCGGTGCGCACGCGTTCCTCCTCGACGCCGTCGTCGACCCCGACCACCAGGGCTGCGGCACAGGCACCCGGCTCGTCGCGCGCCTGCTCGAGGAGGTGCGTGCCGCGGGCTGCGAGTGGCTCCACGTCGACTGCGAGGTGCACCTCGAGGGCTTCTACCGGGCGTGCGGGTTCGCGCCGACGACGGCAGGGCTGCTGCGGCTCTGA
- a CDS encoding sensor histidine kinase: MRHKLAMIASGPYDATTLGTLVDLQEQAVEALAKSRAPGAPPPPTALGRADAEDAVTDWLDAHGIAGGWDLAPTFVTARLDPEWLDRVADAVAPGILEDAVRWLGYALETEQLMNDVEDATSRISSLVGAAKQYSQIGRAPDQTLDVHDLLDSTLTMLDRRLDGIDVVTHYDRTLPPVHVYGAELNQVWTNLVDNAAQAMDGHGTLTLTTRRVDDRLEVEIADTGPGIPPEIVDRVFEPFFTTKPVGSGTGLGLDIAWRIVVTKHHGDLSVRSVPGDTRFLVRLPLAGDVSATPPAPDPEVPA, encoded by the coding sequence ATGCGGCACAAGCTCGCGATGATCGCGAGCGGCCCGTACGACGCGACGACGCTCGGCACCCTCGTCGACCTGCAGGAGCAGGCCGTCGAGGCGCTGGCCAAGTCCCGCGCGCCCGGCGCGCCGCCGCCGCCGACCGCGCTGGGGCGCGCCGACGCGGAGGACGCGGTGACCGACTGGCTCGACGCGCACGGCATCGCCGGCGGCTGGGACCTCGCACCGACCTTCGTCACGGCACGTCTGGACCCCGAGTGGCTCGACCGCGTCGCCGACGCCGTCGCGCCCGGGATCCTCGAGGACGCCGTGCGCTGGCTCGGGTACGCGCTGGAGACCGAGCAGCTGATGAACGACGTCGAGGACGCGACGTCACGCATCTCGTCGCTCGTCGGCGCCGCCAAGCAGTACTCGCAGATCGGCCGCGCACCGGACCAGACCCTCGACGTGCACGACCTCCTCGACTCGACACTGACGATGCTCGACCGGCGCCTCGACGGCATCGACGTCGTCACGCACTACGACCGCACGCTGCCTCCCGTGCACGTCTACGGTGCCGAGCTCAACCAGGTGTGGACCAACCTGGTCGACAACGCCGCGCAGGCCATGGACGGCCACGGCACGCTGACGCTCACCACGCGCCGCGTCGACGACCGCCTCGAGGTCGAGATCGCCGACACGGGCCCGGGCATCCCACCCGAGATCGTCGACCGGGTGTTCGAGCCGTTCTTCACCACCAAGCCCGTGGGCTCCGGCACCGGCCTGGGCCTGGACATCGCGTGGCGCATCGTCGTCACCAAGCACCACGGCGACCTGTCCGTGCGCTCGGTGCCGGGGGACACGCGGTTCCTCGTCCGGCTGCCGCTGGCCGGTGACGTCTCCGCCACCCCACCCGCGCCCGACCCGGAGGTGCCCGCATGA
- a CDS encoding PQQ-dependent sugar dehydrogenase, producing the protein MRHMRRVAQVVVGVLAVAGLTVGAPSPATAATVPSGFTDAKVADVPSPTALAFTADGRMLVATQGGRLLVRTAAGTLLSTPALDLSSRLCTNAERGLLGVAVDPDPSTRAIYLFYTARGTSSSCPTSQRSNPSGAPTNRVSRFVLRDDNTVDPSSETILLDGIYTVDGNHNAGDLHVGKDGYLYVSTGDASCDYAGDSGCAGRNDAARDRNILNGKILRVVRTTGAPAPGNPFTGTGTATCRLAPAPAGTICQETFAWGLRNPFRFAFDPNASGTVFHVNDVGQNVWEEIDLGTSGADYGWPAREGHCAQTGSASSCGAATPAGMTDPVHDYSHSTGCGSITGGAFVPNGAWPATYDRAYLFADYVCGRIMMLKDGVRTNLATGLGGAVHLEFGPHAGGQALYYTTYTNGGEVRRIAYTGTANRVPTAAVTASPATGPAPLTTTLDGSPSSDPDGDALTYLWSFGDGSASATTTTPTVRHTYAAGSWTATLRVRDAAGATSQPVTVAISSGNTAPAVTMSSPAAGATFTVGDTIRLTGSATDAQDGTLAGSRLSWTVIRVHDAHTHPFLGPVTGTSTSFTAPGPEDLLAAGNSYLRVSLTATDSQGVSTTVTRDLQPRKVDVTLATSPAGRTLTVNGETITGPTTLTSWAGYDLQLGVPAQTDAQGVPYVLSRWSDGSTSATRTWRTPSSAATLTATLAAQSGGLLGTYFDDADLTGASVTRVDPTISFRWGTGAPVSGIGADTFSVRWTGTIVPRYSELYRFATTSDEGVRLWVDGRQVVNKWAAHTEQVHTGTVTLAAGRATPIRIEYYDSTGDATMQLRWWSASQPWQIVPADRLRPS; encoded by the coding sequence ATGCGTCACATGCGTCGGGTCGCGCAGGTCGTCGTGGGGGTGCTGGCGGTCGCCGGCCTGACCGTGGGGGCGCCGTCACCGGCCACCGCGGCCACAGTGCCCAGCGGGTTCACCGACGCGAAGGTCGCGGACGTCCCGAGCCCGACGGCGCTGGCGTTCACCGCCGACGGGCGCATGCTCGTCGCGACGCAGGGCGGCAGGCTCCTCGTGCGGACGGCGGCGGGCACGCTGCTGTCGACGCCCGCGCTGGACCTGTCGAGCCGGCTGTGCACCAACGCCGAGCGCGGTCTGCTGGGCGTGGCGGTCGACCCGGACCCGTCGACGCGCGCGATCTACCTCTTCTACACGGCACGCGGCACGAGCTCGTCGTGCCCCACGAGCCAGCGCTCCAACCCGTCGGGCGCCCCGACCAACCGCGTCTCGCGGTTCGTGCTGCGTGACGACAACACGGTCGACCCGTCGAGCGAGACGATCCTGCTCGACGGCATCTACACGGTCGACGGCAACCACAACGCCGGTGACCTGCACGTCGGCAAGGACGGCTACCTGTACGTCAGCACGGGTGACGCGAGCTGCGACTACGCGGGGGACAGCGGCTGCGCCGGCCGCAACGACGCCGCGCGGGACCGCAACATCCTCAACGGGAAGATCCTGCGCGTGGTGCGGACCACGGGCGCGCCCGCGCCCGGCAACCCGTTCACCGGCACGGGGACCGCGACCTGCCGGCTCGCCCCGGCGCCCGCGGGGACGATCTGCCAGGAGACGTTCGCTTGGGGCCTGCGCAACCCGTTCCGATTCGCGTTCGACCCGAACGCCTCCGGCACGGTCTTCCACGTCAACGACGTCGGGCAGAACGTCTGGGAGGAGATCGACCTCGGCACGTCGGGCGCCGACTACGGGTGGCCGGCGCGCGAGGGCCACTGCGCGCAGACGGGCTCGGCGTCGAGCTGCGGCGCCGCGACGCCCGCGGGCATGACCGACCCCGTCCACGACTACAGCCACTCGACCGGGTGCGGCTCCATCACCGGCGGCGCGTTCGTGCCGAACGGCGCCTGGCCCGCGACGTACGACCGCGCGTACCTGTTCGCCGACTACGTGTGCGGCCGGATCATGATGCTCAAGGACGGCGTGCGGACGAACCTCGCGACGGGGCTGGGTGGCGCGGTCCACCTGGAGTTCGGGCCGCACGCCGGGGGCCAGGCGCTCTACTACACGACGTACACGAACGGGGGCGAGGTCCGGCGGATCGCGTACACGGGCACCGCGAACCGCGTGCCGACGGCCGCGGTCACCGCGAGCCCCGCGACGGGCCCGGCGCCGCTGACGACGACGCTCGACGGCTCACCCAGCAGCGACCCGGACGGCGACGCGCTCACCTACCTGTGGAGCTTCGGCGACGGGTCGGCGAGCGCGACCACGACGACCCCGACCGTGCGCCACACGTACGCCGCGGGGAGCTGGACCGCGACCCTGCGCGTCCGTGACGCCGCGGGTGCGACGTCCCAACCCGTGACCGTCGCCATCAGCTCGGGCAACACCGCGCCCGCCGTGACGATGTCCTCGCCTGCCGCGGGCGCGACGTTCACGGTCGGCGACACGATCCGTCTGACGGGCTCGGCGACGGACGCGCAGGACGGCACGCTCGCGGGCTCGCGCCTGAGCTGGACCGTCATCCGCGTCCACGACGCGCACACGCACCCGTTCCTCGGGCCCGTGACCGGCACGAGCACGTCGTTCACCGCGCCCGGCCCGGAGGACCTGCTGGCCGCCGGCAACAGCTACCTGCGCGTCAGCCTCACGGCCACCGACTCCCAGGGCGTCTCGACGACGGTCACGCGTGACCTGCAGCCCCGCAAGGTCGACGTCACCCTCGCCACCTCACCGGCCGGCCGCACGCTCACGGTCAACGGCGAGACGATCACCGGCCCGACCACCCTCACGTCGTGGGCGGGCTACGACCTGCAGCTCGGCGTGCCGGCGCAGACCGACGCCCAGGGTGTGCCGTACGTCCTGTCGCGGTGGTCCGACGGGTCGACGTCCGCGACGCGCACGTGGCGGACGCCGTCGAGCGCGGCGACCCTCACCGCGACGCTCGCCGCCCAGAGCGGCGGTCTGCTCGGCACGTACTTCGACGACGCGGACCTCACGGGCGCGAGCGTCACGCGCGTCGACCCCACGATCAGCTTCCGCTGGGGCACCGGCGCGCCGGTCTCCGGCATCGGGGCCGACACGTTCTCGGTGCGGTGGACCGGCACGATCGTGCCGCGCTACTCCGAGCTCTACCGGTTCGCGACCACGAGCGACGAGGGCGTGCGCCTGTGGGTCGACGGCCGGCAGGTCGTCAACAAGTGGGCCGCGCACACCGAGCAGGTCCACACCGGGACCGTCACGCTCGCGGCCGGCCGGGCGACGCCGATCCGCATCGAGTACTACGACAGCACCGGCGACGCGACGATGCAGCTGCGCTGGTGGAGCGCGTCGCAGCCGTGGCAGATCGTCCCGGCGGACCGGCTGCGACCGAGCTGA
- a CDS encoding threonine/serine ThrE exporter family protein, translating into MPTEPDDDELELIRRSGAVLRVGRLSLASGTGSYRVKASMARVAAALGIDRHQAHVTLTEITTTSHRGRSFRTEVTEVRAVGVNTDRLAELELLAQRVEARAPVTVEDVTAEIDRITAKPPLYPVVLNALWAAVACAAFAFLNNGGTIEVVGAFVGAGLGQGLRRVMLHRGFNQFGVTMLAATLASLSYLGFVQALHVLGLTAGVHEAGYVAAALFLVPGFPLATGALDLAKLDFSAGVARLTWALMIFVSAAFAVWAVSILVGLSPDPPRELALDPAAMTSLRLVASFVGVLGFALMFNSPWRMALVAAGVATLPNVLRIEAVATFAWPPQAAAAVAAFLVGLLAAWIAPRLNIPRITVYVPAVTIMVPGVPAYRAVYHLSNGDVTAALTYGVSAALVVTALAVGLAVARMCTDREWGFER; encoded by the coding sequence GTGCCGACCGAACCCGACGACGACGAGCTCGAGCTGATCCGCCGCTCGGGGGCGGTGCTGCGCGTGGGGCGGCTCAGCCTCGCGTCCGGAACCGGCTCGTACCGCGTGAAGGCGTCGATGGCGCGGGTCGCCGCGGCGCTGGGGATCGACCGGCACCAGGCGCACGTGACCCTCACGGAGATCACGACGACGTCGCACCGCGGCCGGTCGTTCCGCACGGAGGTCACCGAGGTCCGGGCCGTGGGCGTCAACACGGACCGGCTCGCGGAGCTCGAGCTGCTCGCGCAGCGCGTCGAGGCCCGCGCGCCCGTCACGGTGGAGGACGTCACCGCCGAGATCGACCGGATCACGGCCAAGCCACCGCTGTACCCCGTGGTGCTGAACGCCCTGTGGGCAGCGGTCGCGTGCGCGGCGTTCGCGTTCCTCAACAACGGCGGCACCATCGAGGTCGTCGGGGCGTTCGTCGGGGCCGGGCTCGGGCAGGGGCTGCGGCGCGTCATGCTGCACCGCGGGTTCAACCAGTTCGGCGTGACGATGCTCGCCGCGACGCTCGCGAGCCTGTCGTACCTCGGGTTCGTGCAGGCGCTGCACGTCCTGGGCCTGACGGCCGGCGTGCACGAGGCCGGGTACGTGGCAGCAGCCCTGTTCCTGGTGCCCGGTTTCCCGCTCGCGACGGGCGCGCTGGACCTGGCCAAGCTCGACTTCTCGGCAGGGGTCGCGCGGCTGACGTGGGCGTTGATGATCTTCGTCTCCGCGGCGTTCGCGGTGTGGGCGGTCTCGATCCTGGTGGGCCTGAGTCCGGACCCGCCGCGCGAGCTCGCGCTCGACCCGGCGGCGATGACGTCGCTGCGGCTCGTCGCGTCGTTCGTCGGGGTCCTGGGGTTCGCGCTGATGTTCAACAGCCCGTGGCGCATGGCGCTGGTCGCCGCCGGCGTCGCGACGCTCCCGAACGTGCTGCGCATCGAGGCGGTCGCGACCTTCGCCTGGCCGCCGCAGGCCGCCGCCGCGGTCGCGGCGTTCCTCGTGGGCCTGCTGGCGGCGTGGATCGCGCCGCGCCTCAACATCCCGCGCATCACGGTGTACGTGCCGGCGGTGACGATCATGGTCCCGGGCGTGCCCGCGTACCGGGCCGTGTACCACCTGAGCAACGGTGACGTGACGGCGGCGCTGACGTACGGGGTGTCGGCCGCGCTCGTCGTGACGGCGCTGGCGGTGGGGCTCGCGGTGGCCCGCATGTGCACCGACCGGGAGTGGGGCTTCGAGCGCTGA
- a CDS encoding TetR/AcrR family transcriptional regulator, producing the protein MPAHAPATPVARRERLRQQTVDEIKAHAFALVDAGGAQEVTIASVGKAMGLTPPALYRYFASREALVAALVVDAYADLGATVARAAQDAADQGAAERVRRMLGTYRDWALAHPRRYTLLFSDRTRDVPDSPDGVAAVNVGMLPLLVTLGEIAPGAPDDASPLGEGLRRWAEAIGGPADLSPATLRLAVLAWSRVHGLVSLEITGALDGMGLDAGTLVATEIEHLVEAANR; encoded by the coding sequence ATGCCTGCGCACGCCCCGGCCACCCCCGTCGCCCGTCGCGAACGACTGCGGCAGCAGACCGTCGACGAGATCAAGGCGCACGCGTTCGCCCTGGTCGACGCGGGCGGCGCGCAGGAGGTCACGATCGCGTCGGTCGGCAAGGCCATGGGCCTGACCCCGCCGGCGCTCTACCGCTACTTCGCGTCGCGCGAGGCGCTGGTTGCGGCACTCGTCGTGGACGCGTACGCCGACCTGGGCGCGACCGTCGCGCGGGCCGCGCAGGACGCCGCCGACCAGGGCGCCGCCGAGCGCGTGCGCCGCATGCTCGGCACGTACCGCGACTGGGCGCTCGCGCACCCCCGCCGCTACACCCTGCTGTTCTCCGACCGGACGCGCGACGTCCCCGACTCCCCCGACGGGGTCGCCGCCGTCAACGTCGGCATGCTGCCGCTGCTCGTCACACTGGGCGAGATCGCACCCGGCGCCCCGGACGACGCCTCACCTCTCGGCGAGGGTCTGCGGCGCTGGGCCGAGGCGATCGGCGGACCCGCCGACCTGTCGCCGGCGACGCTCCGGCTCGCCGTCCTCGCCTGGTCCCGCGTCCACGGCCTCGTGTCCCTCGAGATCACCGGCGCCCTCGACGGCATGGGGCTCGACGCGGGCACTCTCGTCGCAACGGAGATCGAGCATCTGGTCGAGGCGGCGAACCGGTAG
- a CDS encoding SWIM zinc finger family protein, with protein sequence MTSRTFARPSRLGADGLVLGLAPALTPAGLDPDPSFCHGFAAHPQVLARGLVTLADVTATRYFQPTPTDLRDPVLTAHGDRLRAECFSACSTVYARLDLLPDAFDSGTLGHGTTNVDLGAATRAALTHVGRGRLLHLDVGRGGLTVSSPEGTHVERPVQMPGRWVRALGNVAELHHGLPHAFTVGAVGARAFLAALPAATSGGRSGWLVASRDAVRVAPRTAPGGVHVAGLHRLSAAKRLLTHVTGLAVHGTTEPGPAVVELTLPGARLVLGLTGEAWRGHSGEGSLLSALAGATVAEDADLVAAQLAFEPVVDVARLARGAGLDEPRVRAALAVLAADGRIGWDVHDDAWFHRELPHDPARVEKDNPRLVGARRLVADGKVTPDGDAWTVRRRTGDGPDYRVTRDAGGARCTCPWYLRHGTGRGPCAHVLAVDIATQESA encoded by the coding sequence GTGACCAGCCGCACGTTCGCGCGCCCCTCGCGCCTGGGGGCCGACGGCCTGGTCCTGGGCCTCGCGCCCGCGCTCACGCCCGCCGGCCTCGACCCGGACCCGAGCTTCTGCCACGGGTTCGCCGCGCACCCGCAGGTCCTCGCGCGCGGGCTCGTCACGCTCGCCGACGTCACCGCGACCCGGTACTTCCAGCCCACGCCCACCGACCTGCGCGACCCCGTGCTCACCGCGCACGGCGACCGGCTGCGCGCCGAGTGCTTCTCCGCCTGCAGCACCGTCTACGCGCGCCTCGACCTGCTGCCCGACGCGTTCGACTCCGGCACGCTCGGGCACGGCACGACGAACGTCGACCTCGGCGCCGCGACGCGCGCGGCGCTCACCCACGTGGGGCGGGGCCGGCTGCTGCACCTCGACGTGGGCCGGGGCGGGCTGACCGTGTCGAGCCCCGAGGGGACGCACGTCGAGCGGCCCGTGCAGATGCCGGGACGCTGGGTGCGCGCACTGGGCAACGTCGCCGAGCTGCACCACGGCCTGCCGCACGCGTTCACGGTCGGCGCCGTGGGTGCGCGCGCGTTCCTCGCGGCGCTGCCGGCGGCGACGAGCGGCGGCCGCAGCGGCTGGCTCGTGGCGTCGCGGGACGCCGTGCGCGTCGCACCGCGCACCGCTCCCGGAGGTGTCCACGTGGCCGGGCTGCACCGGCTCAGCGCCGCGAAGCGCCTGCTCACGCACGTCACCGGCCTGGCCGTGCACGGCACCACCGAGCCCGGGCCGGCGGTCGTCGAGCTGACGCTGCCGGGCGCGCGGCTCGTGCTGGGGCTCACCGGCGAGGCGTGGCGCGGGCACTCCGGCGAGGGGTCGCTGCTGTCCGCGCTCGCCGGCGCGACGGTCGCCGAGGACGCCGACCTGGTCGCCGCGCAGCTCGCGTTCGAGCCCGTCGTGGACGTCGCACGCCTCGCCCGCGGTGCCGGGCTCGACGAGCCGCGCGTCCGGGCCGCGCTCGCCGTCCTGGCCGCCGACGGGCGCATCGGCTGGGACGTCCACGACGACGCGTGGTTCCACCGCGAGCTCCCGCACGACCCGGCGCGCGTCGAGAAGGACAACCCGCGGCTCGTCGGTGCGCGTCGCCTGGTCGCCGACGGCAAGGTCACGCCCGACGGCGACGCGTGGACCGTCCGCCGCCGCACGGGCGACGGGCCGGACTACCGCGTCACGCGCGATGCCGGCGGGGCCCGCTGCACGTGCCCCTGGTACCTGCGGCACGGCACCGGGCGCGGCCCGTGCGCGCACGTGCTCGCCGTCGACATCGCCACCCAGGAGAGTGCATGA
- a CDS encoding pentapeptide repeat-containing protein, whose product MTTTRDAPMADDLAARLRAHATWLANQGADGTRLDLADAPPGARDLRDADLRGADLTEADLTDVDPRDADLRDADLHGAVLAGADLRGAELAGADLRGAELAGADLRGAELAGADLAKAGQGR is encoded by the coding sequence GTGACGACGACGCGGGACGCACCGATGGCGGACGACCTGGCAGCCCGTCTGCGCGCGCACGCCACGTGGCTGGCCAACCAGGGCGCGGACGGCACCCGTCTCGACCTGGCCGACGCACCCCCGGGCGCGCGGGACCTGCGCGACGCCGACCTGCGCGGTGCGGACCTGACCGAGGCCGACCTCACGGACGTCGACCCGCGCGACGCCGACCTGCGCGACGCGGACCTGCACGGGGCGGTGCTCGCGGGCGCCGACCTGCGCGGGGCCGAGCTCGCCGGTGCCGACCTGCGCGGGGCCGAGCTCGCCGGTGCCGACCTGCGCGGGGCCGAGCTCGCCGGTGCCGACCTGGCGAAGGCGGGTCAGGGCCGGTGA